In Paenibacillus sp. 1781tsa1, one DNA window encodes the following:
- a CDS encoding histidine phosphatase family protein, with amino-acid sequence MSTTFHLVRHGLKERRIGDVPLTSEGALQAEATALHFARAAFPVIKILTSPLRRAQETASRIAYHTQSPIIVDPRLRERANWGDGPDQSFEEFIAMWDRCTSDPNYIPPVGDSAKQAGERLASCLTELTNEEQENSNIIVVTHGGLITDFLVQTFTERELNDWHPDFIAMQNQLIPECSITTLIHDQGKYTIKAFASTEHLDSN; translated from the coding sequence ATGAGTACCACCTTTCATCTGGTGAGGCACGGCCTCAAAGAACGACGAATCGGTGATGTCCCCCTCACTTCCGAAGGGGCTTTACAAGCCGAAGCCACAGCACTTCATTTTGCCAGAGCTGCCTTTCCTGTTATTAAAATCCTGACCAGCCCACTTCGACGAGCCCAAGAAACCGCCAGCAGGATTGCCTACCATACTCAATCCCCCATAATAGTAGATCCCCGCCTGCGCGAACGTGCCAATTGGGGAGATGGCCCGGATCAGTCATTCGAAGAATTTATTGCCATGTGGGATCGATGTACGTCTGACCCCAATTACATTCCACCTGTGGGAGACTCGGCCAAACAGGCTGGTGAACGTCTGGCCTCTTGCTTAACCGAATTGACTAATGAAGAGCAGGAGAACAGTAACATTATTGTGGTTACACATGGTGGACTCATTACTGATTTTCTGGTGCAAACCTTCACCGAGCGCGAGCTTAACGATTGGCATCCCGATTTTATAGCGATGCAGAATCAGCTTATTCCCGAGTGCTCCATCACCACCTTGATCCATGATCAAGGTAAATACACCATTAAAGCGTTCGCTTCTACCGAGCATCTGGACTCTAACTAA
- a CDS encoding rhamnogalacturonan lyase, which yields MNSETTAPVHKGSASGQQSGRRKARLPLAAKVLSSALSVALLIGGTAGITGAEASNGNSTTESGLQSHKGGSHLKEIQLEYLDRGVVAASTSEGVFLSWRLLGDEATGYSDKGLTGTDFNVYRDGKKIATVTESTNYVDGTGKSSSRYEVAAVNKKGKESKRSASVKPWANGYVDIPLQKPADGVTPAGEAYTYSANDMSVGDVDGDGQYEFFVKWDPSNAKDVSQKGYTGKTYVDAYTLDGQLLYRIDLGVNIRAGAHYTQMLVYDFDGDGKAEMMFKTAPGTKIIQYNKKGKVTSEKYITLPKEDKKAGVKNEDDYRLSADGYYDHVVDMFKNWHKHEEVVKGNWPATLEEAFGMEKKYNYPLSQQDAESLADYFIDVYAVERSNRNELRKFEGFIVDGPEYVTVFEGKSGKELETIPYEPERHDDGLMWGDYAMARIEPGNRVDRFLAGVAYLDGKKPSAIFARGYYTRSTMVAYNWDGKKLKKEWKVDSGWTPMKNPFNDGPHGVDGTDPEYGSITTQGAHYFSVADVDGDGKQEIIYGSATIDHDGSVLYSSTDLMPAESAAPGTIARLGHGDALHVADIDPDRPGLEIFMVHEGGPWAPYGYSLRDAKTGEVIYGGYTGKDTGRGMVGDVDPTRRGLETWAVGLWTAQGQKISDQAPGTNMNIRWSGDMTTQIVDGAIDVTPTIKDWNRGTLLTATGTLTNNHTKGTPSLVADIFGDWREEMLVRTTDSSAIRIYLSTDKTDRKLYTLMHDAMYRVGIAGQNSGYNQPSYPSFYMASDIDWSKVTLPKFYTPGKGGK from the coding sequence ATGAACTCAGAAACAACAGCGCCGGTACATAAGGGGTCGGCTTCAGGTCAGCAATCCGGTCGCAGGAAGGCACGGTTGCCACTTGCAGCCAAGGTACTCTCTTCGGCACTCAGCGTAGCTTTGCTTATTGGAGGAACAGCGGGAATCACTGGAGCCGAAGCTTCGAATGGAAATAGTACAACGGAGAGTGGCCTGCAATCACATAAGGGGGGCAGTCACTTGAAAGAGATTCAACTGGAATATCTGGATCGGGGGGTGGTGGCTGCATCCACATCTGAAGGTGTGTTTCTCAGCTGGAGATTACTTGGTGACGAGGCCACAGGGTATAGCGATAAAGGGCTGACAGGTACGGACTTTAACGTCTATCGTGATGGCAAAAAGATCGCTACGGTCACGGAAAGCACCAACTATGTAGATGGCACAGGTAAATCCTCTTCCCGTTATGAAGTGGCAGCGGTGAACAAAAAGGGTAAGGAGAGCAAACGCAGTGCATCCGTCAAACCTTGGGCGAACGGCTATGTGGACATTCCATTGCAGAAACCGGCCGATGGCGTGACGCCTGCCGGCGAAGCCTATACGTATTCCGCCAATGACATGAGCGTGGGTGATGTGGACGGGGATGGCCAATATGAGTTTTTCGTCAAATGGGACCCTTCCAATGCCAAGGATGTATCGCAAAAAGGATACACCGGTAAAACCTATGTAGATGCTTACACTCTGGACGGACAATTGCTGTACCGGATCGATCTTGGAGTCAATATCCGCGCAGGTGCTCATTATACACAGATGTTGGTTTACGATTTTGACGGGGATGGTAAGGCCGAGATGATGTTTAAGACCGCTCCGGGCACGAAGATAATCCAATATAACAAAAAAGGAAAAGTGACATCCGAGAAGTATATCACCTTACCGAAGGAAGATAAGAAGGCAGGCGTGAAGAACGAGGATGACTATCGTTTAAGTGCTGACGGTTACTACGATCATGTGGTGGATATGTTCAAAAACTGGCATAAACACGAAGAGGTTGTGAAGGGCAACTGGCCTGCGACATTGGAAGAGGCATTTGGAATGGAGAAAAAGTATAACTACCCATTATCTCAGCAGGATGCCGAGAGCTTGGCCGATTACTTCATTGATGTCTATGCGGTAGAACGCAGCAACCGAAATGAGTTGCGTAAGTTTGAGGGTTTTATCGTGGACGGACCGGAGTACGTTACGGTATTTGAAGGGAAATCAGGCAAAGAGCTGGAGACGATCCCCTACGAACCCGAGCGTCATGATGATGGCCTGATGTGGGGCGATTATGCCATGGCACGGATTGAACCGGGCAATCGGGTGGACCGTTTCCTGGCAGGCGTGGCGTATCTGGATGGCAAGAAACCGTCTGCAATCTTTGCACGCGGATACTATACACGTTCAACGATGGTCGCCTACAACTGGGATGGCAAGAAGCTGAAAAAGGAATGGAAAGTGGACAGCGGCTGGACACCGATGAAAAATCCGTTCAATGATGGGCCGCATGGCGTGGATGGTACAGATCCGGAGTATGGCTCCATCACTACTCAAGGTGCGCACTATTTCAGTGTGGCGGATGTAGATGGAGACGGCAAACAAGAGATCATCTATGGCTCCGCCACGATTGATCATGACGGCAGCGTACTGTACAGCTCCACAGACCTGATGCCAGCCGAAAGTGCTGCACCGGGAACGATTGCCCGTCTGGGTCATGGGGATGCCCTTCATGTAGCAGATATCGACCCGGATCGTCCGGGACTTGAGATCTTCATGGTTCACGAGGGTGGTCCGTGGGCTCCATATGGCTACTCCTTGCGGGATGCAAAGACCGGAGAAGTAATCTATGGTGGATACACAGGGAAAGATACGGGACGCGGCATGGTGGGAGATGTTGATCCGACGCGTCGTGGACTGGAGACTTGGGCTGTAGGTTTATGGACAGCACAGGGTCAGAAAATCAGTGATCAAGCACCGGGAACGAATATGAATATCCGTTGGTCTGGTGATATGACGACACAGATCGTAGATGGTGCGATTGATGTTACACCAACCATCAAGGATTGGAATCGTGGCACGTTGCTGACGGCAACAGGCACATTGACCAACAATCATACCAAAGGTACACCTTCTCTTGTAGCTGATATCTTCGGGGATTGGCGGGAAGAGATGTTGGTGAGAACCACCGACAGTTCGGCGATCCGTATCTATCTGAGTACCGATAAGACAGACCGCAAGCTGTACACCCTGATGCATGATGCGATGTATCGCGTGGGCATTGCCGGACAGAACAGTGGATACAATCAGCCTTCCTATCCGTCCTTCTACATGGCATCGGATATAGACTGGTCCAAAGTAACGCTGCCCAAGTTCTACACGCCAGGTAAAGGCGGGAAATAA
- a CDS encoding efflux RND transporter periplasmic adaptor subunit translates to MKKWIKIIITVVLLAGVGYWLYEKYKPKPEAPVEIPPPITFDVTQETMTRTIQVKGKSVYTDQTDIYAPYASNIKQWHVKSGEQVSKGDILFTLDTSTLQTEVEQLQSDLEKAQLENKMNQVSLDQTNMSEPLGVTEEERKKAFADREGKRLTNELNQKALALKEKEIQKKQAVISKSVVYASASGIFQMNEEDSKTRAVTEGQLIGSITNISKLKFMTIVGEEEMFRLKVGMPVKVRMTAQKDLQFTGKVSKVSKFARKSTDTDLKQASQFDVVIDLKPDTRMYGGVSLEGDIETTRKDKVTVVSSLAIMRDQTEPYVLLDKGNGLTEPLTIKAGMESGDKTEVVSGLKPGDIVVLP, encoded by the coding sequence ATGAAGAAATGGATTAAAATCATCATCACGGTTGTACTTTTGGCAGGTGTGGGGTACTGGCTGTATGAAAAGTACAAACCAAAACCGGAGGCCCCTGTTGAGATCCCGCCGCCAATTACGTTTGATGTTACACAAGAAACGATGACGCGAACGATTCAGGTGAAAGGGAAATCCGTATATACCGATCAGACGGATATCTATGCTCCATATGCTTCCAACATCAAGCAGTGGCATGTGAAAAGTGGTGAGCAGGTGAGCAAGGGGGATATCCTGTTTACGCTCGACACGTCCACGTTACAAACGGAAGTAGAGCAATTGCAGAGCGATCTGGAGAAAGCCCAGTTGGAAAATAAGATGAATCAGGTTAGCCTGGATCAGACGAATATGAGCGAGCCGCTTGGCGTGACGGAAGAGGAGCGCAAGAAGGCATTTGCGGATCGGGAAGGCAAACGTCTGACGAATGAGTTGAATCAAAAAGCGCTGGCCCTCAAGGAGAAGGAGATACAGAAAAAGCAGGCCGTCATTAGCAAATCTGTAGTGTATGCTTCCGCCTCCGGCATATTTCAGATGAATGAAGAGGACAGCAAGACACGTGCAGTGACGGAAGGGCAGCTAATCGGGTCCATTACCAATATCAGCAAACTGAAATTCATGACGATTGTTGGTGAAGAAGAGATGTTCAGACTTAAGGTGGGCATGCCGGTTAAGGTACGAATGACAGCGCAGAAAGATCTGCAATTCACCGGGAAGGTAAGCAAGGTGTCCAAGTTCGCCCGGAAGAGTACCGATACAGACCTCAAGCAGGCTTCCCAGTTTGACGTGGTCATTGATCTGAAGCCGGATACCAGGATGTATGGAGGCGTGAGTCTGGAAGGGGATATTGAGACGACGCGGAAGGACAAAGTAACGGTTGTGTCCAGCCTGGCCATCATGCGTGACCAGACCGAACCTTACGTCCTGTTAGATAAAGGGAACGGACTGACAGAGCCGTTGACCATCAAGGCTGGAATGGAATCGGGGGACAAGACGGAAGTGGTAAGCGGGTTAAAACCGGGAGATATCGTCGTTCTGCCCTAG
- a CDS encoding cell wall metabolism sensor histidine kinase WalK codes for MKWTIQFKMVVLFSVIVFIGFSVLLILSNKVAQENMYREVHEDMVQSKKNLDIALNQYFLIHNKRMSRDSLEAGSRELAEQIGSAVGGKITVYRPDASPYGSAGSEVNVAKRSDHPDVEAAIQSKIAYTTVVDKGRVTSSLSFPLQMDQQLIGIVQMEKDYTDLFKRNLRFQNTIKLFAAVIFVFVFIASIFISRKITQPIRVLTKRSAEVAQGSLNADIQITTKDEIGELASSFTIMIDRVREQIDVIERERDEVNQVQARSKVFFDNVTHELKTPLTTILGYAQILRDNGFTDQDFFDKGMNYIIKESQRLNTMVADILEVSVSSAVIQAYRFERIDVSDIIREACEDMSIKAGKYNIGIHYELEEHQYLQGDRDKLKEVFLNVLDNSVKYSDVNSIIEVQSFRLGETIAIVIRDQGEGIGAEALQHVFEPFYQDKGINRAEKGSAGLGLSIVKNIVERHGGTVEMKSIMRQGTQVNISLPGEMNA; via the coding sequence ATGAAGTGGACAATCCAGTTCAAAATGGTGGTGCTCTTCTCGGTTATCGTCTTTATCGGATTCTCCGTTCTGCTGATTCTGTCCAATAAGGTGGCACAGGAGAATATGTACCGGGAAGTGCATGAGGACATGGTGCAATCGAAGAAAAATCTGGATATCGCGCTGAATCAGTACTTCCTGATTCATAACAAACGTATGAGCAGAGACTCGCTCGAAGCAGGAAGCCGCGAGCTTGCGGAGCAGATTGGTTCAGCCGTTGGCGGGAAGATTACCGTATATCGCCCCGATGCTTCGCCATACGGATCTGCTGGCAGTGAAGTTAATGTCGCTAAGCGGTCTGACCATCCTGATGTGGAGGCGGCCATACAATCCAAGATCGCGTATACCACAGTTGTGGATAAAGGTCGGGTCACCTCCAGTCTGTCCTTTCCGCTTCAGATGGATCAACAATTGATCGGGATTGTGCAGATGGAGAAGGATTACACGGATTTGTTCAAACGCAACCTGCGTTTTCAAAATACGATCAAATTGTTCGCAGCGGTGATTTTTGTGTTTGTATTTATCGCATCCATCTTTATTTCCCGGAAAATCACCCAACCTATCCGTGTACTCACGAAACGTTCTGCGGAAGTGGCTCAGGGGAGTCTGAATGCAGACATTCAGATAACCACCAAGGATGAGATTGGTGAACTGGCTTCAAGCTTCACCATTATGATTGATCGTGTGCGGGAGCAGATTGATGTGATTGAGCGGGAGCGGGACGAAGTGAATCAAGTACAGGCGCGAAGCAAAGTCTTTTTTGACAATGTGACACATGAATTGAAGACACCACTAACGACCATCCTGGGATACGCCCAGATTTTGCGGGATAACGGATTTACCGATCAGGATTTTTTTGACAAAGGCATGAATTATATTATCAAGGAAAGCCAGCGTCTCAACACGATGGTTGCGGATATTCTGGAGGTCTCGGTCTCCTCTGCGGTCATTCAGGCGTACCGATTCGAACGTATCGATGTATCGGATATCATTCGTGAAGCTTGTGAAGACATGTCGATTAAGGCGGGCAAGTACAATATAGGCATTCACTATGAGCTGGAGGAACATCAGTATCTACAGGGAGATCGGGACAAGCTGAAGGAGGTATTCCTCAACGTTCTGGATAATTCGGTCAAATACAGTGATGTCAATTCAATCATTGAAGTACAATCCTTCCGGTTAGGTGAGACCATCGCTATTGTGATCCGTGATCAGGGGGAAGGAATCGGAGCTGAAGCGCTCCAGCATGTATTTGAACCCTTTTACCAGGATAAAGGAATCAACAGAGCCGAGAAGGGCAGCGCCGGGCTGGGCTTGTCTATTGTGAAGAACATCGTGGAGCGTCATGGAGGAACAGTGGAGATGAAGAGCATCATGCGGCAAGGGACACAAGTAAATATCAGTCTTCCGGGGGAAATGAACGCATGA
- a CDS encoding ABC transporter ATP-binding protein, with translation MLQVDQLSHSFRNAQGIVPVLQDINLTIGEGKMVALLGSSGSGKSTLLNLMAGLMKPDQGRILIAGQDIVRFSENRLAEFRRSHIGFIFQSYELLSNLTIRENVELPLVFMGISPSKRKAKALKLLDQVGLGEKANLFPSQLSGGQQQRVSIARSLITEPSVIFADEPTGNLDTETEEEIIAILQQLNRELNTTFVIVTHEAEVAEQMQVVLTLQHGVLVEEAVREV, from the coding sequence ATGCTTCAAGTTGATCAATTATCCCACTCATTTCGCAATGCTCAGGGAATCGTGCCGGTGCTTCAAGACATCAACCTGACGATTGGAGAAGGCAAGATGGTGGCCCTGCTGGGCAGCTCAGGTTCAGGCAAGTCCACGCTGCTGAATCTGATGGCGGGGCTAATGAAGCCGGATCAAGGCAGGATTCTCATTGCGGGACAAGATATTGTTCGTTTCAGTGAGAATCGCCTGGCTGAGTTCAGGCGCAGTCATATCGGATTTATTTTCCAGTCGTATGAGCTGCTGTCGAACCTTACAATCCGGGAAAATGTAGAGTTACCCTTGGTATTTATGGGCATCAGCCCTTCGAAACGCAAAGCAAAAGCATTGAAACTATTGGATCAGGTTGGACTGGGTGAAAAAGCAAACTTGTTCCCTTCCCAGTTGTCAGGCGGTCAACAACAACGTGTTAGTATTGCACGCTCACTCATTACCGAACCCTCGGTTATCTTCGCGGATGAGCCGACGGGAAATCTGGATACGGAGACAGAGGAAGAGATTATTGCGATTTTGCAGCAGTTGAACCGGGAGTTGAATACCACCTTTGTTATTGTGACACATGAAGCAGAAGTCGCGGAACAGATGCAGGTCGTACTTACATTGCAACATGGAGTATTGGTTGAAGAGGCTGTAAGGGAAGTTTGA
- a CDS encoding ABC transporter permease codes for MRIRDVARMAWGQIIRRKMVTLLCMMGLSIGSAAMIIALSVGQSVQTYSEKTLNDNYKMDEITITPNEGIRTGNGKGSGQTSKFERGALTLEKIQIIQRLPHVVAVAPMLKLDSLEMVLPDGRSTYVEVIGTQLETLDGFGYKYAEGRGAEDGRMAVTSYGAAFGLVDPKVTQKLFEQLNADPYNNELLQQYTEMSSKQDQLVQQRVQFRYEDYADASKTKMSGSVRVSGELTKPSNMDEMSAQGDKKVYLPLDTARALQDELGLQQADGSAAKRLNSALVKVEDKRYVSQVEEQIQKLTLNTQSNLFQEEAMAGQLAMYQKAALGIGGFIMLLASLSIVVAMIMSTHQRRKQIGVMKVLGANLWQIRQMFITEAAMLGLMGGLAGVGIAFVALGGVNSLLASQMADQVNGPMTVVIQQSALPLGIVFAVLVGVVSGIYPAISASRTNALTVIKSM; via the coding sequence GTGAGAATACGGGATGTAGCACGTATGGCCTGGGGACAGATCATTCGCAGGAAAATGGTCACACTGCTGTGCATGATGGGGTTGTCCATCGGTTCTGCCGCCATGATCATTGCACTTAGTGTGGGGCAGTCCGTACAGACCTATAGTGAGAAAACATTAAACGACAATTACAAGATGGATGAGATTACAATTACACCCAATGAAGGCATACGTACAGGCAACGGCAAGGGGAGTGGTCAGACATCGAAGTTTGAACGTGGGGCGCTGACGTTGGAGAAAATTCAGATTATCCAGAGACTTCCTCATGTGGTTGCCGTGGCACCCATGTTAAAGCTGGATTCGCTCGAAATGGTACTTCCAGATGGTCGCAGCACTTATGTTGAGGTCATTGGAACCCAGTTGGAGACTCTCGACGGGTTCGGATATAAATATGCCGAGGGACGTGGGGCGGAGGATGGTCGTATGGCGGTAACCAGTTATGGGGCTGCATTCGGACTCGTGGACCCAAAAGTAACTCAGAAGTTATTCGAGCAGTTGAATGCTGATCCATATAACAATGAGCTCCTGCAGCAGTATACGGAAATGTCATCCAAGCAGGATCAGTTGGTTCAGCAGCGTGTCCAGTTCCGATATGAAGATTATGCGGATGCGAGTAAAACCAAAATGAGTGGCTCTGTACGTGTATCAGGCGAGCTGACGAAACCTTCCAACATGGATGAGATGAGTGCTCAGGGCGACAAAAAAGTATATCTGCCGCTGGACACAGCACGTGCGTTGCAGGATGAGCTTGGATTGCAACAGGCGGATGGTAGTGCTGCAAAGCGTCTGAACTCAGCCTTGGTCAAGGTGGAGGATAAACGCTATGTATCCCAGGTTGAAGAACAGATCCAAAAGCTGACGTTAAATACACAGAGCAATCTCTTTCAGGAGGAAGCAATGGCTGGCCAACTGGCGATGTATCAAAAGGCGGCATTGGGCATCGGTGGTTTTATCATGTTACTGGCGTCGTTGTCCATTGTTGTAGCGATGATCATGTCTACGCATCAACGGCGTAAGCAGATTGGTGTGATGAAGGTGCTGGGGGCGAATCTGTGGCAGATCCGCCAGATGTTTATTACGGAAGCAGCGATGCTTGGATTAATGGGCGGCTTGGCAGGTGTTGGAATTGCCTTTGTTGCCCTCGGCGGGGTGAACAGTCTGCTCGCGAGTCAGATGGCAGATCAGGTCAATGGTCCGATGACCGTAGTTATTCAGCAATCCGCTCTGCCACTCGGCATCGTGTTTGCTGTGCTGGTCGGTGTTGTATCGGGAATATATCCGGCAATTAGCGCATCGCGGACCAATGCATTAACTGTGATCAAATCGATGTAA
- a CDS encoding glycoside hydrolase family 6 protein: MKTKLKTKSRGKKILRKGVKQMLAATLLAAGIFPGMSPGLTQAAEAHVDNPFVGATAYLNQDYSALVDTSIALTNDASLKAQMETVKSYPTAVWVDRIAAIYGGPDNAGRKSVEEHLDAVLAQKKPGTPITASFVIYNLPGRDCHALASNGELPLTQAALQTYKTDYIDVLADIFADPKYQDIRIIAVIEPDSLPNLVTNLSTPACGQASSTGIYEAGVKYALDKLHAIPNVYNYLDIGHSGWLGWDNNRSAAVALYTSVVQGTAAGLSSADGFITNTANTTPLGEPNLSNPDLNIGGQPIKSAKFYEWNPYFDETDFTAALYADFVQAGWPSSTGFLIDTSRNGWGGVDRPTSATGSNINDYVNSGRVDRREHRGNWCNASGAGIGEVPKAAPGPAHLDAYVWVKPPGESDGSSSEIPNNEGKGFDRMCDPTFTTRDGVLTGALPNAPVSGHWFHDQFVALVKNSFPVLPASNGGNPPGGNTAPAAPTALTATAGNAQVSLTWTASAGATSYSVKRALSASGPFTTVAANVSGTSYSNTGLINGTTYYYVVTATNAVGESVNSATATATPFAGVTAPAAPTALTATAGNAQVSLTWTASTGATSYNVKRALSASGPFTTIAANVSGTSYTNTALTNGTTYHYVVSAVNTAGQSADSAVASATPQSVVVPTSDLVLQYRAGDTNAQDSQIKPYFNIKNLGSTAVNLSDLKIRYYFSKEGSAAMDSAIDYAQVGGANIQRTFTDSYVELSFTSGAGSIQAGGQTGDIQLRMYKTDWSNFDETNDYSFDPTKTSYQDWNKVTLYQGGNLVWGIEP; the protein is encoded by the coding sequence ATGAAGACTAAATTGAAAACCAAATCAAGAGGTAAGAAGATCCTGCGCAAAGGAGTAAAGCAAATGTTGGCGGCAACACTGCTGGCGGCGGGGATTTTCCCGGGGATGTCTCCGGGCTTGACTCAGGCGGCTGAAGCACATGTGGATAATCCATTTGTAGGGGCCACGGCTTATCTGAACCAGGACTATTCGGCTCTCGTGGATACGTCCATTGCGCTGACCAACGATGCATCGCTGAAGGCCCAGATGGAGACGGTCAAATCGTATCCAACCGCAGTATGGGTTGACCGCATTGCTGCAATCTATGGTGGCCCAGACAACGCTGGTCGCAAAAGTGTAGAGGAACATCTTGATGCCGTTCTGGCCCAAAAGAAACCTGGTACACCAATCACGGCTTCATTCGTTATCTATAACTTGCCTGGACGGGATTGTCATGCACTTGCATCCAATGGTGAACTTCCACTAACACAGGCAGCACTGCAGACATATAAAACGGATTATATTGATGTGCTCGCAGATATCTTCGCAGATCCGAAGTATCAGGATATTCGCATTATCGCCGTCATTGAACCGGACAGTCTGCCTAACCTTGTGACCAATCTGAGTACGCCAGCTTGTGGCCAAGCCAGCTCAACAGGTATCTATGAGGCGGGTGTGAAATATGCACTGGACAAGCTGCACGCCATTCCGAATGTGTACAACTATCTGGATATCGGTCACTCCGGCTGGCTTGGATGGGATAACAACCGCTCTGCAGCAGTCGCGCTGTATACAAGTGTTGTACAAGGGACAGCCGCGGGTCTGAGCAGTGCAGATGGTTTCATTACGAATACAGCGAACACCACACCGTTGGGAGAGCCGAACCTGTCCAACCCGGATCTGAATATCGGTGGACAACCGATTAAATCGGCCAAGTTTTATGAGTGGAATCCATATTTTGACGAAACCGATTTCACTGCTGCGCTGTATGCCGATTTCGTACAAGCCGGCTGGCCAAGCAGCACAGGTTTCCTGATCGATACTAGCCGGAACGGCTGGGGTGGGGTAGACCGTCCAACATCGGCTACGGGCAGCAACATCAATGATTATGTGAATTCCGGACGTGTAGATCGCCGGGAGCATCGGGGGAACTGGTGTAATGCCAGTGGAGCTGGCATAGGGGAAGTCCCTAAAGCAGCGCCAGGACCAGCGCATCTGGATGCTTATGTCTGGGTGAAACCTCCGGGTGAATCAGATGGCTCCAGTTCCGAAATTCCGAATAACGAAGGCAAAGGTTTCGACCGGATGTGTGATCCAACCTTCACCACTCGGGATGGTGTATTAACAGGTGCATTGCCTAATGCTCCGGTATCGGGTCACTGGTTCCATGATCAATTCGTGGCATTGGTGAAGAACTCATTCCCTGTGCTGCCTGCAAGTAACGGTGGCAATCCTCCGGGCGGTAATACCGCTCCGGCAGCACCCACAGCATTGACAGCTACTGCCGGTAACGCTCAAGTCTCCTTAACGTGGACTGCTTCTGCAGGTGCAACGAGTTATAGCGTGAAAAGGGCACTGAGTGCGTCAGGTCCATTCACAACAGTTGCTGCCAATGTGAGTGGAACGTCTTACAGCAATACCGGTCTGATCAATGGCACAACCTATTATTATGTAGTAACGGCAACGAATGCTGTAGGTGAAAGTGTCAACTCTGCCACAGCAACAGCTACACCGTTTGCAGGTGTAACGGCGCCAGCTGCACCGACTGCGCTCACAGCAACTGCAGGCAATGCACAGGTGAGCCTGACGTGGACCGCTTCTACAGGTGCAACAAGTTATAATGTGAAACGCGCACTGAGTGCGTCAGGTCCGTTCACAACGATCGCCGCGAATGTGAGTGGTACGTCCTACACGAACACTGCCCTCACGAACGGTACGACGTATCATTATGTGGTAAGTGCAGTGAATACAGCAGGGCAAAGTGCCGATTCCGCTGTAGCTTCCGCGACACCTCAAAGTGTCGTTGTACCGACAAGTGACCTTGTCCTGCAATATCGTGCTGGAGATACCAATGCTCAAGATAGCCAGATCAAACCGTATTTTAACATCAAAAATCTGGGTAGTACGGCTGTGAATCTGAGTGATCTGAAGATCCGGTATTACTTCTCCAAAGAAGGCTCGGCTGCAATGGATTCTGCTATTGATTACGCTCAAGTTGGCGGAGCCAATATCCAGCGGACCTTCACAGACTCGTATGTGGAACTGAGCTTCACATCTGGCGCTGGCAGCATTCAGGCTGGTGGGCAGACTGGAGACATCCAGCTTCGTATGTACAAAACAGACTGGTCCAACTTTGATGAGACGAATGATTACTCCTTCGATCCAACGAAAACATCCTATCAGGATTGGAACAAAGTAACACTCTACCAAGGTGGAAACCTGGTATGGGGCATTGAGCCTTAA